The following coding sequences are from one Paenibacillus stellifer window:
- a CDS encoding DUF4183 domain-containing protein, which translates to MNKAGSGNGRSALRRRRKMCRASSTLFYTVSDGKKRIYHNSDGIKGYGLTRILDPALFSLTNVFINGVLQPGSLYRVRKGRLLLLSEDIPTKGVPIIIQFIRITVFERR; encoded by the coding sequence GGAAACGGACGCTCTGCCTTACGTCGGCGCCGCAAAATGTGCCGGGCGAGCAGTACCCTATTCTATACGGTCTCGGACGGTAAAAAAAGGATCTACCACAACAGCGACGGGATCAAAGGCTATGGATTAACCCGGATTCTGGATCCCGCGCTTTTCTCGCTAACTAATGTCTTTATCAACGGCGTCTTGCAGCCGGGATCGCTATACCGCGTACGCAAGGGGCGGCTGTTGCTGCTCTCAGAAGATATTCCAACTAAAGGAGTTCCAATCATTATCCAGTTTATCCGGATTACCGTGTTTGAAAGGAGGTGA